In Colletotrichum higginsianum IMI 349063 chromosome 3, whole genome shotgun sequence, a genomic segment contains:
- a CDS encoding Fungal specific transcription factor has translation MDDAPEFRRPLPGPASPPAAPDHIRRSSATTTTTTTITVTAGGGSSPRAESRKRSLSSVDQHSPFSDEVAGSAANRRKSQKVSRACDFCKQRKAKCSGTIPCDKCTRKGLTCVYDAKYSRGRPPTPPPAAAVAASARSSSGRASAVPGSPGDESSIMYQTTEEAVEHNTTTTAAAAAAAGTAAAGTVTSAAPSRPPLRGQAAGVVRESQGPASRASPELGMTEIQGQIFDPTSGVTFLHRAWKRLSKHDSSIVPDELTASTESQPLMLAGDKPLPPITDDDVANLSLPDARQLQDLIALYFDVCIATYRVLHRPSVESWLRIMVDNLGRRRPVWHDIGRGKASIVLTALAVATAHQEKSNGFHSPEDETLSLARSDRLFCVALQLTERETGLPRLESAQSRLIQVLYLLTTSRMSRAWYTFGNTLQVISALGLHRRAAKKRHLAPGSPDYIQAQCGMRTFWTAYVLDKYLGVIFGRPRHFHDDDIDQDYPDRIDDEDMTAQGPVERSEEHPDCHIDALIFHAKIAQIIGNTSREVYSIKPISEQERVAAAHRLSEKIHEWRASLPPHLGSIRPSMLIPSFRRQATVLKLAYSHAIMHANRLFLLGSPSARSETPVLECIGAARTVLETVDGMAVEGPIFHAFWWTQYVTFCALLVTYVWDIQLKRRGLVLSEQGEEERARHARLMDLAERCQTHLAHATASNSPSRRYAIILEEFRTEGLGQMSRKKNQPPSQQQWQQKHQQSLRASEAPRQSMEAQDQVPPPPPPPPPQIHGNGNGVAIMADGFNFHPAYAAGSGAVHVMTQGGGGGGGGGAADAGFFSSNLLDEWQTTDWLELDSSAFGPYMDMDANPLAWMPDIGG, from the exons ATGGACGACGCCCCAGAGTTCCGTCGACCTCTCCCCGGCCCGGCCAGCCCCCCGGCGGCTCCCGACCATATCCGtcgctcctcggcgaccaccaccactaccaccaccatcaccgtcaccgccggcggcggcagcagcccGCGAGCCGAGTCGCGGAAACGAAGCCTCAGTTCCGTCGACCAGCACTCGCCGTTctcggacgaggtcgccgggTCAGCCGCCAACCGCCGCAAGTCGCAAAAGGTCAGCCGCGCATGCGACTTCTGCAAGCAGCGCAAGGCCAAGTGCAGCGGCACCATCCCCTGCGACAAGTGCACGCGCAAAGGCCTCACTTGTGTGTATGATGCCAAGTATTCCCGCGGCAGgcccccgacgccgcccccggccgctgccgtcgccgcctccgcccggTCATCTTCGGGTCGGGCCAGCGCCGTTCCCGGGTCGCCCGGCGACGAGTCGTCCATCATGTACCAGACCACGGAAGAAGCGGTTGAGCACAAcactactactactgctgctgctgctgctgctgctggtactgctgctgctggtacCGTTACTTCTGCGGCACCCTCACGGCCACCGCTACGCGGACAGGCTGCTGGTGTTGTTCGCGAGAGCCAGGGCCCGGCATCGCGAGCGTCGCCCGAGCTCGGCATGACGGAGATCCAGGGCCAAATCTTCGACCCGACATCCGGCGTGACGTTCCTCCACAGGGCGTGGAAGCGGCTCTCGAAGCACGACAGCAGCATCGTGCCGGACGAGCTGACGGCGTCAACCGAGAGCCAGCCGCTGATGCTGGCCGGCGAcaagccgctgccgcccatcacggacgacgacgtggccAACCTCTCGCTCCCGGACGCGAGGCAACTGCAGGACCTGATCGCCTTGTACTTTGACGTGTGCATAGCGACGTACCGCGTCCTCCACCGGCCGTCGGTCGAGTCCTGGCTGCGGATCATGgtcgacaacctcggccgGCGCAGGCCCGTCTGGCACGACATCGGGCGCGGCAAGGCGTCCATCGTGCTCACGGCGCTGGCCGTGGCGACGGCGCACCAGGAGAAGTCCAACGGCTTCCACtcgcccgaggacgagacgCTGTCGCTGGCGAGGAGCGACCGCCTCTTCTGCGTCGCCCTGCAGCTGACGGAGCGCGAGACCGGCCTGCCCCGGCTCGAATCGGCGCAGTCCCGCCTGATCCAGGTCCTGTACCTGCTCACGACGTCGCGCATGAGCCGCGCCTGGTACACGTTCGGCAACACGCTGCAGGTCATCTcggccctcggcctgcaCCGCCGGGCGGCCAAGAAGCGGCACCTGGCGCCGGGGAGCCCCGATTACATCCAGGCGCAGTGCGGGATGCGGACGTTCTGGACGGCCTACGTGTTGGACAAGTACCTGGGCGTCATCTTTGGGCGGCCGAGGCACTTCCACGATGATGATATCGACCAGGACTATCCCGATAggatcgacgacgaggacatgaCGGCTCAGGGGCCCGTCGAGAGGTCAGAGGAGCATCCGGACTGCCATATTGACGCTCTAATATTCCACGCCAA AATCGCCCAAATCATTGGCAACACTTCACGAGAGGTCTACTCCATCAAGCCCATCTCGGAACAGGAAcgcgtggccgccgcccaccggcTGAGCGAGAAGATCCACGAGTGGCGCGCCAGCCTGCCCCCCCATCTGGGCTCGATCCGGCCGTCGATGCTGATCCCGAGCTTCCGGCGCCAGGCGACGGTGCTGAAGCTGGCCTACTCGCACGCCATCATGCACGCCAACCGGCTCTTCCTGCTGGGCAGCCCGAGCGCCCGCAGCGAGACGCCGGTGCTCGAGTGCATCGGGGCCGCGAGGACGGTGCTCGAGACGGTGGACGgcatggccgtcgagggccccATCTTCCACGCCTTCTGGTGGACGCAGTACGTCACCTTCTGCGCGCTGCTGGTGACGTACGTCTGGGACATCCAGCTCAAGAGGCGCGGGTTGGTGCTGAGCGAgcagggggaggaggagagggcgAGGCACGCGAGGCTCATGGACCTGGCCGAGCGGTGCCAGACGCACCTCGCCCACGCGACGGCGTCCAACTCGCCGAGCCGTCGGTacgccatcatcctcgaggAGTTCCGGACCGAGGGTCTCGGTCAGATGTCGCGGAAGAAGAACCAGCCGCCctcgcagcagcagtggcagcaGAAACATCAACAATCATTGCGAGCGTCGGAAGCGCCTCGGCAGTCGATGGAGGCCCAAGATCAGgtgccgcctccgccgccgccgcctccgccgcaaATTCACGGAAACGGAAACGGAGTGGCTATCATGGCTGATGGATTCAACTTCCATCCCGCGTACGCCGCTGGTTCCGGCGCCGTCCATGTCATGACccaagggggagggggaggaggaggaggtggtgcAGCAGACGCCGGGTTTTTCAGTTCTAACTTACTGGACGAATGGCAGACGACAGACTGGCTGGAACTCGACTCGTCGGCGTTTGGACCGtacatggacatggacgcGAATCCGCTCGCCTGGATGCCGGATATAGGGGGATGA
- a CDS encoding Inner membrane transport protein yfaV yields the protein MSAMEKPEIDFVDDREADDRSDAEKGPVVRTIDNIRVLGLSEDDAQFYANFTPEQRKRTTRKVDVRLVPMLAVLYLISHLDRANIGNAKIEGLADDLNLDGVQWNIALSLFFVPYIFLEVPSNVLLKKFKRPSVYLGTLVTIWGVIMTCHGFVHNFAGLLTVRLLLGVFEAGFYPGAVYLTTFWYMPRDLAARIAWFYCTSALSGAFSGLLAAAIAKMDGVGGYEGWRWIFILEGIFTVLLGIATFFLLVDTPALSTKWLEPDEVRFLELQSFIKQGGRFEDEKKEDKFKWHDLKAVVTNWRLYMQAWALLAASACSYGTKFTLPTITKAMGFDNTAAQLMTVPPYFCGAVSAIFFARLSDRFYWRMPFVAIPLGLISIGYAVIISLKGDLSGNIAAAMVGVIITCLGIYPIQPAGSSWAANNLAPASRRAIGVAFNICVGNLGGIIGSYMYLESEKPKYYTGFGLSLAFGGSGVVVALLLELSYKWGNAKKARMSEEEIRTRYTEEQLMDMGDKSPHFKYVL from the exons ATGTCAGCCATGGAAAAGCCCGAGATCGACTTCGTGGACGACCGAGAGGCCGACGACCGTTCGGACGCGGAAAAGGGCCCCGTCGTGCGCACCATCGACAACATCCGCGTGCTGGGCCTCAGCGAGGATGACGCGCAGTTTTACGCGAACTTCACGCCCGAGCAGCGCAAGCGGACGACTCGCAAGGTCGACGTCCGTCTCGTGCCTATGCTCGCCGTGCTCTACCTCATCTCGCACCTCGACCGCGCCAACATCGGCAACGCCAagatcgagggcctcgccgacgacctgaACCTTGACGGTGTGCAGTGGAACATCGCACTCAGTCTCTTCTTCGTTCCCTATATCTTTCTTG AGGTCCCCAGCAACGTGCTGCTCAAAAAGTTCAAGCGTCCTTCGGTATACCTCGGCACCCTAGTCACCATCTGGGGCGTCATCATGACCTGCCACGGCTTCGTCCACAACTTTGCCGGCCTGCTGACcgtccgcctactcctcggcgtcttcgaggCCGGCTTCTACCCGGGCGCCGTCTACCTCACGACCTTTTGGTACATGCCgcgcgacctcgccgcccgcatCGCCTGGTTCTACTGCACCTCGGCGCTGTCGGGTGCCTTCTCGGGtctgctggccgccgccatcgccaagatggatggcgtcggcggctaCGAGGGATGGAGGTGGATTTTCATACTG GAAGGCATCTTCACCGTTCTCCTGGGCATTGCCACCTTCTTCCTGCTAGTCGACACGCCGGCGTTGAGCACCAAGTGGCTGGAGCCCGACGAGGTGCGCTTCCTCGAGCTGCAGAGCTTCATCAAGCAGGGCGGCCGgttcgaggacgagaagaaggaggacaagTTCAAGTGGCACGAcctcaaggccgtcgtcacGAACTGGAGGCTGTACATGCAGGCCTGGGCTCTGCTGGCGGCGTCAGCCTGTAGTTATG GCACAAAGTTCACGCTGCCAACCATCACAAAGGCCATGGGCTTCGACAACACGGCGGCGCAGCTgatgacggtgccgccgtACTTTTGCGGCGCGGTGtcggccatcttcttcgcgCGGCTCTCGGACCGCTTCTACTGGCGCATGCCCTTCGTGGCGATCCCGCTCGGCCTCATCTCCATCGGCtacgccgtcatcatctcgCTCAAGGGCGACCTGTCGGGCAACATcgcggcggccatggtggGCGTCATCATCACGTGCCTGGGCATCTACCCGATCCAGCCGGCGGGCTCGTCGTGGGCGGCCAACAAcctggcgccggcgtcgcggcgggccatcggcgtcgcctTCAACATCTGCGtcggcaacctcggcggcatcatcgggAGCTATATGTACCTCGAGTCCGAGAAGCCCAAGTACTACACGGGTTTCGGGCTGTCGCTGGCGTTCGGCGGgagcggcgtcgtcgtcgcgctgctgctggagctgAGCTACAAATGGGGCAACGCCAAGAAGGCGCGCATgtccgaggaggagatccgGACGCGGTACACGGAGGAGCAGctgatggacatgggagaCAAGAGCCCACACTTCAAGTATGTTTTGTGA
- a CDS encoding Sugar porter family MFS transporter, with the protein MDSKTSPQDDVVAAAADRHSVDAGDHHAAKLASTFVQNAKSASDKEHAMTLAQGIKLYPKAIAWSVLISTCIAMEGYDISLVSNFYAFPQFNQKYGALTADGSYQISAPWQAGLSNGAMVGEIIGLFINGWVSERFGYRWTVIVCLGLVAAFTTIFFTAQNVQTLLAASILCGIPWGVFQTLCITYASEVCPVALRGYLTTYVNFCWGLGQEIGIAVIISMLDRNDEWAYRIPYALQWMWPVPLAIGIYFAPESPWWLVRKGKIDEAKKSLLRLTSKGRESNFDADETVAMMVHTNALEEKITEGASYLDCFKGVDLRRTEVVCMVWAIQNLSGNSFSNYSTYFLKQAGLSTRNSYNFALGQYAINMVGVFGAWFLMSWGIGRRTLYLYGLTGLCSMLMILGFLGLVPEENRDKGALATGSIMMVWALFYQLTVGTVAYSLVSELPSRRLQIKTVVLGRNLYNIVGIINNVLSPYMLNPTAWNWQNYTGFFWGGICFLCLVYTYFRVPEPRGRTYAELDKLFEQEISARKFEGTKVDVFEDEVDEKAMNNYHQQIRVSHSEKDVRV; encoded by the exons ATGGACTCCAAAACGTCCCCGCAGGAcgatgtcgtcgccgccgccgccgaccgccACTCGGTCGACGCTGGCGACCACCACGCCGCCAAGCTCGCCAGTACCTTTGTTCAAAACGCCAAATCCGCCTCGGACAAGGAGCACGCCATGACGCTGGCCCAGGGCATCAAGCTGTACCCCAAGGCCATCGCCTGGAGTGTCCTCATCTCCACCTGCATCGCCATGGAGGGCTACGACATCAGCCTCGTCAGCAACTTCTACGCCTTTCCCCAGTTCAACCAAAAATACGGCGCcctcaccgccgacggctcGTACCAGATCTCGGCCCCTTGGCAGGCCGGCCTCAGCAACGGCGCCATGGTCGGCGAGATCATCGGCCTCTTCATCAACGGATGGGTCTCGGAACGCTTCGGCTACAGGTGGACCGTCATCGTCTGCCTCGGCCTggtcgccgccttcaccaCGATCTTTTTCACCGCCCAGAACGTCCAGACCCTGCTTGCCGCCAGCATCCTGTGCGGCATCCCCTGGGGCGTCTTCCAGACCCTGTGCATCACCTACGCCTCCGAGGTCTGCCCAGTCGCCTTGCGTGGCTACCTGACCACCTACGTCAACTTTTGCTGGGGCCTCGGTCAGGAGATTGGGATTGCCGTCATTATCTCGATGCTCGACCGCAACGACGAGTGGGCGTACCGCATTCCCTATGCGTTGCAGTGGATGTGGCCGGTGCCGCTGGCCATCGGCATCTACTTCGCGCCCGAGTCACCCTGGTGGCTGGTGCGCAAGGGCAagatcgacgaggccaagaagtcGCTGCTGCGCCTGACGAGCAAGGGTAGAGAGTCCAACtttgacgccgacgagacgGTCGCCATGATGGTGCACACCAACGCACTCGAGGAAAAGATCACTGAGGGCGCCTCTTATCTTGACTGCTTCAAGGGCGTAGACCTGCGCCGCACCGAGGTCGTGTGCATGGTCTGGGCCATTCAGAACCTTAGTGGCAACTCCTTTTCCAACTACTCTAC GTACTTCCTCAAGCAAGCCGGTCTCTCGACGAGAAACTCGTACAATTTCGCCCTTGGACAATACGCCATCAACATGGTCGGTGTCTTTGGCGCCTGGTTCCTCATGTCGTGGGGCATCGGCCGCCGCACGCTGTACCTCTACGGTCTCACCGGCCTGTGCAGCATGCTCATGATTCTCGGCTTCCTGGGCCTCGTTCCCGAGGAGAACCGCGACAAGGGCGCGCTGGCGACGGGCAGCATCATGATGGTCTGGGCTCTCTTCTACCAGCTCACGGTCGGTACCGTGGCCTACTCGCTCGTCAGCGAGCTGCCGTCGCGTCGTCTGCAGATCAAGACGGTTGTCCTGGGACGCAACCTATA CAacatcgtcggcatcatAAACAACGTCCTGAGCCCTTATATGCTGAACCCCACGGCGTGGAACTGGCAAAACTACACAGGCTTCTTCTGGGGCGGCATCTGCTTTCTTTGCCTCGTCTACACGTACTTCCGGGTGCCGGAGCCGCGCGGCCGCACCTATGCCGAGCTGGACAAGCTATTTGAGCAGGAGATCAGCGCCCGCAAATTTGAGGGCACAAAGGTCGACGTgttcgaggacgaggtcgatgAGAAGGCGATGAATAACTACCATCAGCAGATCCGCGTCTCGCACTCGGAGAAGGACGTACGGGTGTGA
- a CDS encoding GCY protein, with product MPLATHFTLNTGAKIPAVGFGTWQAGPHEVERAVETALRSGYRHIDCAAIYRNEAEVGEGIRKSGVPRSDVFVTGKLWNTKHAPEDVEAGLDKTLADLGTDYLDLFLMHWPVAFKPSDKWFPIDSQGVFELADIDPAETWAAMEKLVAKGKVRAIGVSNFTKQRLEALLAKTTTVPAVNQVEAHPYLQQPELLAFCKSKGIQLAAYSPLGNNQTGEPRTVDDQLVGELSKQLGIDGGQLLASWGVQRGTVVLPKSVTPSRIKSNHQVRELPADVFDRLNGLERNKRFNWQTRWGFDIFQELGEEEVKRVARETGPENLTKFTV from the exons ATGCCTCTCGCAACACACTTCACCCTTAACACGGGCGCCAAGATCcccgccgtcggcttcggcacGTGGCAGGCCGGCCCGCACGAGgtcgagcgcgccgtcgagacAGCCCTGCGCTCCGGGTACCGTCACATCGACTGCGCCGCCATCTACCGCAatgaggccgaggtcggcgagggcatcCGCAAGAGCGGCGTGCCGCGGTCCGACGTCTTCGTCACGGGCAAGCTGTGGAACACCAAGCACGcgcccgaggacgtcgaggccggcctcgacaagaCGCTGGCCGACCTCGGCACGGACTACCTGGACCTGTTCCTTATGCACTGGCCCGT AGCCTTCAAGCCGTCGGACAAGTGGTTCCCCATCGATTCCCAGGGCGTTTTTGAGCTGGCCGACATCGACCCGGCAGAGACTTGGGCGGCCATGGAGAAGCTCGtggccaagggcaaggtccgcgccatcggcgtctccaacttcaccaagcagcgcctcgaggccctcctcgccaagacgacgacggtgcccgCCGTCAACCAGGTCGAGGCCCATCCGTACCTTCAGCAGCCCGAGCTCCTGGCGTTTTGCAAATCCAAGGGCATCCAGCTGGCCGCCTACTCGCCGCTCGGCAACAACCAGACAGGCGAGCCGCGGACGGTGGACgaccagctcgtcggcgagctgaGCAAGCAGCTgggcatcgacggcggccagctgCTCGCCTCGTGGGGCGTCCAGCGCGGCACCGTCGTGCTGCCCAAGAGCGTCACGCCGAGCCGGATCAAGTCCAACCACCAGGTCCGCGAGCTGCCGGCCGACGTGTTCGACAGGCTCAACGGCCTCGAGAGGAACAAGCGCTTCAACTGGCAGACGAGGTGGGGGTTCGACATCTTCcaggagctgggcgaggaggaggtcaagCGCGTGGCGAGGGAGACGGGGCCCGAGAACCTGACCAAGTTTACAGTGTAG